From the Malus domestica chromosome 17, GDT2T_hap1 genome, one window contains:
- the LOC103454437 gene encoding uncharacterized protein isoform X1, protein MKSLATLRAHAGELAIRKLIALLLLHHLKIAPTQFIKTYLLAEDLWDIIDEGTDECPKTEDEEKAQSKAWKKKDAKALYAIQNSCADETYQLIKNKTTAKQAWNTLSKRLEKPGGPSNEKEYISVGEAYQPEVIIEETPGAGHYKTQETFVKYVKSNDWDNAINLLSQDPQLGSAIVKWGGTALHYAIRKRCSVHIIQQLVELMEKEHLVIPAAFGYTALYYLIRWFPERVEVAKCMAEKNPNLRTILPPRDKKALVAIAQANTQGERMAHYFYSLTQPETIKVVDAAHLISHGFRLQRFGICIKPLPPLDKEKRESDEGHLSDQKENQSHHLISSGMGFFRRQVANLRTLLGINRIYQIKLVHELVHQFLYIMCKAVRKEDMSYYQRRKLNETLCVAVERGHVEYITHFCRSTYPVLEVTNEKNQSLLHIAAESRHYNVYNIICEFLRKQDKDDLDRSKYGLFQSEGLKKTVRFKDHLGNNVLHTVARITPIVTN, encoded by the exons ATGAAAAGTTTGGCTACTCTACGTGCACATGCGGGGGAATTAGCAATTAGAAAGCTCATAGCGCTGTTGCTGCTGcatcatttgaagattgcccCAACTCAATTT ATCAAGACATACTTGTTGGCCGAAGATCTTTGGGACATTATAGATGAAGGCACTGATGAATGTCCTAAaacagaagatgaagaaaaagctcAAAGTAAGGCTTGGAAGAAGAAGGATGCCAAGGCCTTATATGCAATCCAGAATTCTTGCGCAGATGAAACTTATCAACTTATCAAGAACAAAACCACGGCCAAACAAGCATGGAATACTTTGTCAAAAAGACTGGAGAAGCCAGGTGGACCATCAAATGAAAAAG aatACATATCAGTTGGTGAAGCGTATCAGCCAGAGGTTATAATAGAAGAAACACCAG GAGCAGGACATTATAAGACCCAAGAAACTTTCGTGAAATATGTCAAGTCTAATGATTGGGATAATGCGATCAACTTACTTAGCCAAGATCCCCAACTAGGAAGTGCAATTGTTAAATGGGGTGGTACAGCTCTTCACTACGCAATCAGGAAGAGGTGCAGCGTGCACATTATACAACAGTTGGTGGAGTTAATGGAAAAGGAACACTTGGTAATACCAGCCGCATTTGGTTACACAGCTCTTTATTATTTGATACGTTGGTTTCCAGAAAGGGTTGAAGTAGCTAAATGCATGGCTGAAAAGAACCCCAATTTACGAACTATTTTACCGCCCCGGGATAAGAAGGCTCTAGTTGCGATCGCCCAAGCGAATACACAAGGGGAAAGAATGGCTCACTATTTTTATTCCCTCACTCAACCGGAAACGATAAAAGTTGTTGATGCCGCTCACCTTATTTCTCACGGTTTTCGTCTCCAAAGATTTG GTATATGCATAAAACCTCTTCCTCCCCTCGACAAGGAAAAACGTGAAAGTGATGAAGGGCATCTGTCAGACCAAAAAGAGAATCAAAGTCATCATCTCATTTCCTCAG GAATGGGGTTTTTCCGAAGGCAAGTGGCGAATCTCCGCACACTTTTAG GAATTAATCGTATATATCAGATAAAATTAGTGCACGAGCTGGTCCATCAGTTTTTATATATCATGTGTAAAGCAGTGAGGAAGGAAGATATGAGTTATTATCAACGAAGGAAATTGAACGAAACATTATGTGTGGCAGTAGAACGAGGACATGTGGAGTATATTACTCATTTTTGTAGATCCACATATCCCGTACTTGAAGTTACGAACGAAAAAAATCAGAGTTTGCTCCATATTGCCGCTGAAAGTCGTCACTATAATGTTTATAATATTATATGTGAGTTTCTCCGAAAACAAGATAAAGATGATCTCGATAGATCCAAATATGGCCTTTTTCAATCCGAAGGACTAAAGAAAACAGTGAGGTTTAAGGATCACCTTGGCAATAATGTGCTACATACGGTAGCAAGGATTACCCCCATTGTCACAAATTGA
- the LOC103454437 gene encoding uncharacterized protein isoform X2, translating into MKSLATLRAHAGELAIRKLIALLLLHHLKIAPTQFIKTYLLAEDLWDIIDEGTDECPKTEDEEKAQSKAWKKKDAKALYAIQNSCADETYQLIKNKTTAKQAWNTLSKRLEKPGGPSNEKEYISVGEAYQPEVIIEETPGHYKTQETFVKYVKSNDWDNAINLLSQDPQLGSAIVKWGGTALHYAIRKRCSVHIIQQLVELMEKEHLVIPAAFGYTALYYLIRWFPERVEVAKCMAEKNPNLRTILPPRDKKALVAIAQANTQGERMAHYFYSLTQPETIKVVDAAHLISHGFRLQRFGICIKPLPPLDKEKRESDEGHLSDQKENQSHHLISSGMGFFRRQVANLRTLLGINRIYQIKLVHELVHQFLYIMCKAVRKEDMSYYQRRKLNETLCVAVERGHVEYITHFCRSTYPVLEVTNEKNQSLLHIAAESRHYNVYNIICEFLRKQDKDDLDRSKYGLFQSEGLKKTVRFKDHLGNNVLHTVARITPIVTN; encoded by the exons ATGAAAAGTTTGGCTACTCTACGTGCACATGCGGGGGAATTAGCAATTAGAAAGCTCATAGCGCTGTTGCTGCTGcatcatttgaagattgcccCAACTCAATTT ATCAAGACATACTTGTTGGCCGAAGATCTTTGGGACATTATAGATGAAGGCACTGATGAATGTCCTAAaacagaagatgaagaaaaagctcAAAGTAAGGCTTGGAAGAAGAAGGATGCCAAGGCCTTATATGCAATCCAGAATTCTTGCGCAGATGAAACTTATCAACTTATCAAGAACAAAACCACGGCCAAACAAGCATGGAATACTTTGTCAAAAAGACTGGAGAAGCCAGGTGGACCATCAAATGAAAAAG aatACATATCAGTTGGTGAAGCGTATCAGCCAGAGGTTATAATAGAAGAAACACCAG GACATTATAAGACCCAAGAAACTTTCGTGAAATATGTCAAGTCTAATGATTGGGATAATGCGATCAACTTACTTAGCCAAGATCCCCAACTAGGAAGTGCAATTGTTAAATGGGGTGGTACAGCTCTTCACTACGCAATCAGGAAGAGGTGCAGCGTGCACATTATACAACAGTTGGTGGAGTTAATGGAAAAGGAACACTTGGTAATACCAGCCGCATTTGGTTACACAGCTCTTTATTATTTGATACGTTGGTTTCCAGAAAGGGTTGAAGTAGCTAAATGCATGGCTGAAAAGAACCCCAATTTACGAACTATTTTACCGCCCCGGGATAAGAAGGCTCTAGTTGCGATCGCCCAAGCGAATACACAAGGGGAAAGAATGGCTCACTATTTTTATTCCCTCACTCAACCGGAAACGATAAAAGTTGTTGATGCCGCTCACCTTATTTCTCACGGTTTTCGTCTCCAAAGATTTG GTATATGCATAAAACCTCTTCCTCCCCTCGACAAGGAAAAACGTGAAAGTGATGAAGGGCATCTGTCAGACCAAAAAGAGAATCAAAGTCATCATCTCATTTCCTCAG GAATGGGGTTTTTCCGAAGGCAAGTGGCGAATCTCCGCACACTTTTAG GAATTAATCGTATATATCAGATAAAATTAGTGCACGAGCTGGTCCATCAGTTTTTATATATCATGTGTAAAGCAGTGAGGAAGGAAGATATGAGTTATTATCAACGAAGGAAATTGAACGAAACATTATGTGTGGCAGTAGAACGAGGACATGTGGAGTATATTACTCATTTTTGTAGATCCACATATCCCGTACTTGAAGTTACGAACGAAAAAAATCAGAGTTTGCTCCATATTGCCGCTGAAAGTCGTCACTATAATGTTTATAATATTATATGTGAGTTTCTCCGAAAACAAGATAAAGATGATCTCGATAGATCCAAATATGGCCTTTTTCAATCCGAAGGACTAAAGAAAACAGTGAGGTTTAAGGATCACCTTGGCAATAATGTGCTACATACGGTAGCAAGGATTACCCCCATTGTCACAAATTGA
- the LOC103454437 gene encoding uncharacterized protein isoform X6, translating to MKSLATLRAHAGELAIRKLIALLLLHHLKIAPTQFIKTYLLAEDLWDIIDEGTDECPKTEDEEKAQSKAWKKKDAKALYAIQNSCADETYQLIKNKTTAKQAWNTLSKRLEKPGGPSNEKEYISVGEAYQPEVIIEETPGAGHYKTQETFVKYVKSNDWDNAINLLSQDPQLGSAIVKWGGTALHYAIRKRCSVHIIQQLVELMEKEHLVIPAAFGYTALYYLIRWFPERVEVAKCMAEKNPNLRTILPPRDKKALVAIAQANTQGERMAHYFYSLTQPETIKVVDAAHLISHGFRLQRFGICIKPLPPLDKEKRESDEGHLSDQKENQSHHLISSGMGFFRRQVANLRTLLGGGEHCRSHRL from the exons ATGAAAAGTTTGGCTACTCTACGTGCACATGCGGGGGAATTAGCAATTAGAAAGCTCATAGCGCTGTTGCTGCTGcatcatttgaagattgcccCAACTCAATTT ATCAAGACATACTTGTTGGCCGAAGATCTTTGGGACATTATAGATGAAGGCACTGATGAATGTCCTAAaacagaagatgaagaaaaagctcAAAGTAAGGCTTGGAAGAAGAAGGATGCCAAGGCCTTATATGCAATCCAGAATTCTTGCGCAGATGAAACTTATCAACTTATCAAGAACAAAACCACGGCCAAACAAGCATGGAATACTTTGTCAAAAAGACTGGAGAAGCCAGGTGGACCATCAAATGAAAAAG aatACATATCAGTTGGTGAAGCGTATCAGCCAGAGGTTATAATAGAAGAAACACCAG GAGCAGGACATTATAAGACCCAAGAAACTTTCGTGAAATATGTCAAGTCTAATGATTGGGATAATGCGATCAACTTACTTAGCCAAGATCCCCAACTAGGAAGTGCAATTGTTAAATGGGGTGGTACAGCTCTTCACTACGCAATCAGGAAGAGGTGCAGCGTGCACATTATACAACAGTTGGTGGAGTTAATGGAAAAGGAACACTTGGTAATACCAGCCGCATTTGGTTACACAGCTCTTTATTATTTGATACGTTGGTTTCCAGAAAGGGTTGAAGTAGCTAAATGCATGGCTGAAAAGAACCCCAATTTACGAACTATTTTACCGCCCCGGGATAAGAAGGCTCTAGTTGCGATCGCCCAAGCGAATACACAAGGGGAAAGAATGGCTCACTATTTTTATTCCCTCACTCAACCGGAAACGATAAAAGTTGTTGATGCCGCTCACCTTATTTCTCACGGTTTTCGTCTCCAAAGATTTG GTATATGCATAAAACCTCTTCCTCCCCTCGACAAGGAAAAACGTGAAAGTGATGAAGGGCATCTGTCAGACCAAAAAGAGAATCAAAGTCATCATCTCATTTCCTCAG GAATGGGGTTTTTCCGAAGGCAAGTGGCGAATCTCCGCACACTTTTAG GAGGTGGAGAGCATTGCAGATCCCATAGATTGTGA
- the LOC103454437 gene encoding uncharacterized protein isoform X7: MKSLATLRAHAGELAIRKLIALLLLHHLKIAPTQFIKTYLLAEDLWDIIDEGTDECPKTEDEEKAQSKAWKKKDAKALYAIQNSCADETYQLIKNKTTAKQAWNTLSKRLEKPGGPSNEKEYISVGEAYQPEVIIEETPGAGHYKTQETFVKYVKSNDWDNAINLLSQDPQLGSAIVKWGGTALHYAIRKRCSVHIIQQLVELMEKEHLVIPAAFGYTALYYLIRWFPERVEVAKCMAEKNPNLRTILPPRDKKALVAIAQANTQGERMAHYFYSLTQPETIKVVDAAHLISHGFRLQRFGATFPHLFFFFLQISSTYLLTMFSFHICITYRYCVRFDSTLPKIGHEYRPQWEYPLSSIGQ, translated from the exons ATGAAAAGTTTGGCTACTCTACGTGCACATGCGGGGGAATTAGCAATTAGAAAGCTCATAGCGCTGTTGCTGCTGcatcatttgaagattgcccCAACTCAATTT ATCAAGACATACTTGTTGGCCGAAGATCTTTGGGACATTATAGATGAAGGCACTGATGAATGTCCTAAaacagaagatgaagaaaaagctcAAAGTAAGGCTTGGAAGAAGAAGGATGCCAAGGCCTTATATGCAATCCAGAATTCTTGCGCAGATGAAACTTATCAACTTATCAAGAACAAAACCACGGCCAAACAAGCATGGAATACTTTGTCAAAAAGACTGGAGAAGCCAGGTGGACCATCAAATGAAAAAG aatACATATCAGTTGGTGAAGCGTATCAGCCAGAGGTTATAATAGAAGAAACACCAG GAGCAGGACATTATAAGACCCAAGAAACTTTCGTGAAATATGTCAAGTCTAATGATTGGGATAATGCGATCAACTTACTTAGCCAAGATCCCCAACTAGGAAGTGCAATTGTTAAATGGGGTGGTACAGCTCTTCACTACGCAATCAGGAAGAGGTGCAGCGTGCACATTATACAACAGTTGGTGGAGTTAATGGAAAAGGAACACTTGGTAATACCAGCCGCATTTGGTTACACAGCTCTTTATTATTTGATACGTTGGTTTCCAGAAAGGGTTGAAGTAGCTAAATGCATGGCTGAAAAGAACCCCAATTTACGAACTATTTTACCGCCCCGGGATAAGAAGGCTCTAGTTGCGATCGCCCAAGCGAATACACAAGGGGAAAGAATGGCTCACTATTTTTATTCCCTCACTCAACCGGAAACGATAAAAGTTGTTGATGCCGCTCACCTTATTTCTCACGGTTTTCGTCTCCAAAGATTTGGTGCAACTTTCCcccatctatttttttttttcttacaaatTTCGTCTACATACTTACTTACAATGTTTTCTTTTCACATTTGTATTACATATAGATATTGCGTGAGATTTGATTCAACGTTACCCAAAATTGGCCATGAATACAGACCACAATGGGAATATCCCCTTAGCAGCATTGGCCAATAA
- the LOC103454437 gene encoding uncharacterized protein isoform X11, with protein MKSLATLRAHAGELAIRKLIALLLLHHLKIAPTQFIKTYLLAEDLWDIIDEGTDECPKTEDEEKAQSKAWKKKDAKALYAIQNSCADETYQLIKNKTTAKQAWNTLSKRLEKPGGPSNEKGAGHYKTQETFVKYVKSNDWDNAINLLSQDPQLGSAIVKWGGTALHYAIRKRCSVHIIQQLVELMEKEHLVIPAAFGYTALYYLIRWFPERVEVAKCMAEKNPNLRTILPPRDKKALVAIAQANTQGERMAHYFYSLTQPETIKVVDAAHLISHGFRLQRFGATFPHLFFFFLQISSTYLLTMFSFHICITYRYCVRFDSTLPKIGHEYRPQWEYPLSSIGQ; from the exons ATGAAAAGTTTGGCTACTCTACGTGCACATGCGGGGGAATTAGCAATTAGAAAGCTCATAGCGCTGTTGCTGCTGcatcatttgaagattgcccCAACTCAATTT ATCAAGACATACTTGTTGGCCGAAGATCTTTGGGACATTATAGATGAAGGCACTGATGAATGTCCTAAaacagaagatgaagaaaaagctcAAAGTAAGGCTTGGAAGAAGAAGGATGCCAAGGCCTTATATGCAATCCAGAATTCTTGCGCAGATGAAACTTATCAACTTATCAAGAACAAAACCACGGCCAAACAAGCATGGAATACTTTGTCAAAAAGACTGGAGAAGCCAGGTGGACCATCAAATGAAAAAG GAGCAGGACATTATAAGACCCAAGAAACTTTCGTGAAATATGTCAAGTCTAATGATTGGGATAATGCGATCAACTTACTTAGCCAAGATCCCCAACTAGGAAGTGCAATTGTTAAATGGGGTGGTACAGCTCTTCACTACGCAATCAGGAAGAGGTGCAGCGTGCACATTATACAACAGTTGGTGGAGTTAATGGAAAAGGAACACTTGGTAATACCAGCCGCATTTGGTTACACAGCTCTTTATTATTTGATACGTTGGTTTCCAGAAAGGGTTGAAGTAGCTAAATGCATGGCTGAAAAGAACCCCAATTTACGAACTATTTTACCGCCCCGGGATAAGAAGGCTCTAGTTGCGATCGCCCAAGCGAATACACAAGGGGAAAGAATGGCTCACTATTTTTATTCCCTCACTCAACCGGAAACGATAAAAGTTGTTGATGCCGCTCACCTTATTTCTCACGGTTTTCGTCTCCAAAGATTTGGTGCAACTTTCCcccatctatttttttttttcttacaaatTTCGTCTACATACTTACTTACAATGTTTTCTTTTCACATTTGTATTACATATAGATATTGCGTGAGATTTGATTCAACGTTACCCAAAATTGGCCATGAATACAGACCACAATGGGAATATCCCCTTAGCAGCATTGGCCAATAA
- the LOC103454437 gene encoding uncharacterized protein isoform X8, which yields MKSLATLRAHAGELAIRKLIALLLLHHLKIAPTQFIKTYLLAEDLWDIIDEGTDECPKTEDEEKAQSKAWKKKDAKALYAIQNSCADETYQLIKNKTTAKQAWNTLSKRLEKPGGPSNEKEYISVGEAYQPEVIIEETPGHYKTQETFVKYVKSNDWDNAINLLSQDPQLGSAIVKWGGTALHYAIRKRCSVHIIQQLVELMEKEHLVIPAAFGYTALYYLIRWFPERVEVAKCMAEKNPNLRTILPPRDKKALVAIAQANTQGERMAHYFYSLTQPETIKVVDAAHLISHGFRLQRFGATFPHLFFFFLQISSTYLLTMFSFHICITYRYCVRFDSTLPKIGHEYRPQWEYPLSSIGQ from the exons ATGAAAAGTTTGGCTACTCTACGTGCACATGCGGGGGAATTAGCAATTAGAAAGCTCATAGCGCTGTTGCTGCTGcatcatttgaagattgcccCAACTCAATTT ATCAAGACATACTTGTTGGCCGAAGATCTTTGGGACATTATAGATGAAGGCACTGATGAATGTCCTAAaacagaagatgaagaaaaagctcAAAGTAAGGCTTGGAAGAAGAAGGATGCCAAGGCCTTATATGCAATCCAGAATTCTTGCGCAGATGAAACTTATCAACTTATCAAGAACAAAACCACGGCCAAACAAGCATGGAATACTTTGTCAAAAAGACTGGAGAAGCCAGGTGGACCATCAAATGAAAAAG aatACATATCAGTTGGTGAAGCGTATCAGCCAGAGGTTATAATAGAAGAAACACCAG GACATTATAAGACCCAAGAAACTTTCGTGAAATATGTCAAGTCTAATGATTGGGATAATGCGATCAACTTACTTAGCCAAGATCCCCAACTAGGAAGTGCAATTGTTAAATGGGGTGGTACAGCTCTTCACTACGCAATCAGGAAGAGGTGCAGCGTGCACATTATACAACAGTTGGTGGAGTTAATGGAAAAGGAACACTTGGTAATACCAGCCGCATTTGGTTACACAGCTCTTTATTATTTGATACGTTGGTTTCCAGAAAGGGTTGAAGTAGCTAAATGCATGGCTGAAAAGAACCCCAATTTACGAACTATTTTACCGCCCCGGGATAAGAAGGCTCTAGTTGCGATCGCCCAAGCGAATACACAAGGGGAAAGAATGGCTCACTATTTTTATTCCCTCACTCAACCGGAAACGATAAAAGTTGTTGATGCCGCTCACCTTATTTCTCACGGTTTTCGTCTCCAAAGATTTGGTGCAACTTTCCcccatctatttttttttttcttacaaatTTCGTCTACATACTTACTTACAATGTTTTCTTTTCACATTTGTATTACATATAGATATTGCGTGAGATTTGATTCAACGTTACCCAAAATTGGCCATGAATACAGACCACAATGGGAATATCCCCTTAGCAGCATTGGCCAATAA
- the LOC103454437 gene encoding uncharacterized protein isoform X5 yields MKSLATLRAHAGELAIRKLIALLLLHHLKIAPTQFIKTYLLAEDLWDIIDEGTDECPKTEDEEKAQSKAWKKKDAKALYAIQNSCADETYQLIKNKTTAKQAWNTLSKRLEKPGGPSNEKGAGHYKTQETFVKYVKSNDWDNAINLLSQDPQLGSAIVKWGGTALHYAIRKRCSVHIIQQLVELMEKEHLVIPAAFGYTALYYLIRWFPERVEVAKCMAEKNPNLRTILPPRDKKALVAIAQANTQGERMAHYFYSLTQPETIKVVDAAHLISHGFRLQRFGICIKPLPPLDKEKRESDEGHLSDQKENQSHHLISSGMGFFRRQVANLRTLLGINRIYQIKLVHELVHQFLYIMCKAVRKEDMSYYQRRKLNETLCVAVERGHVEYITHFCRSTYPVLEVTNEKNQSLLHIAAESRHYNVYNIICEFLRKQDKDDLDRSKYGLFQSEGLKKTVRFKDHLGNNVLHTVARITPIVTN; encoded by the exons ATGAAAAGTTTGGCTACTCTACGTGCACATGCGGGGGAATTAGCAATTAGAAAGCTCATAGCGCTGTTGCTGCTGcatcatttgaagattgcccCAACTCAATTT ATCAAGACATACTTGTTGGCCGAAGATCTTTGGGACATTATAGATGAAGGCACTGATGAATGTCCTAAaacagaagatgaagaaaaagctcAAAGTAAGGCTTGGAAGAAGAAGGATGCCAAGGCCTTATATGCAATCCAGAATTCTTGCGCAGATGAAACTTATCAACTTATCAAGAACAAAACCACGGCCAAACAAGCATGGAATACTTTGTCAAAAAGACTGGAGAAGCCAGGTGGACCATCAAATGAAAAAG GAGCAGGACATTATAAGACCCAAGAAACTTTCGTGAAATATGTCAAGTCTAATGATTGGGATAATGCGATCAACTTACTTAGCCAAGATCCCCAACTAGGAAGTGCAATTGTTAAATGGGGTGGTACAGCTCTTCACTACGCAATCAGGAAGAGGTGCAGCGTGCACATTATACAACAGTTGGTGGAGTTAATGGAAAAGGAACACTTGGTAATACCAGCCGCATTTGGTTACACAGCTCTTTATTATTTGATACGTTGGTTTCCAGAAAGGGTTGAAGTAGCTAAATGCATGGCTGAAAAGAACCCCAATTTACGAACTATTTTACCGCCCCGGGATAAGAAGGCTCTAGTTGCGATCGCCCAAGCGAATACACAAGGGGAAAGAATGGCTCACTATTTTTATTCCCTCACTCAACCGGAAACGATAAAAGTTGTTGATGCCGCTCACCTTATTTCTCACGGTTTTCGTCTCCAAAGATTTG GTATATGCATAAAACCTCTTCCTCCCCTCGACAAGGAAAAACGTGAAAGTGATGAAGGGCATCTGTCAGACCAAAAAGAGAATCAAAGTCATCATCTCATTTCCTCAG GAATGGGGTTTTTCCGAAGGCAAGTGGCGAATCTCCGCACACTTTTAG GAATTAATCGTATATATCAGATAAAATTAGTGCACGAGCTGGTCCATCAGTTTTTATATATCATGTGTAAAGCAGTGAGGAAGGAAGATATGAGTTATTATCAACGAAGGAAATTGAACGAAACATTATGTGTGGCAGTAGAACGAGGACATGTGGAGTATATTACTCATTTTTGTAGATCCACATATCCCGTACTTGAAGTTACGAACGAAAAAAATCAGAGTTTGCTCCATATTGCCGCTGAAAGTCGTCACTATAATGTTTATAATATTATATGTGAGTTTCTCCGAAAACAAGATAAAGATGATCTCGATAGATCCAAATATGGCCTTTTTCAATCCGAAGGACTAAAGAAAACAGTGAGGTTTAAGGATCACCTTGGCAATAATGTGCTACATACGGTAGCAAGGATTACCCCCATTGTCACAAATTGA
- the LOC103454437 gene encoding uncharacterized protein isoform X13, which yields MKSLATLRAHAGELAIRKLIALLLLHHLKIAPTQFIKTYLLAEDLWDIIDEGTDECPKTEDEEKAQSKAWKKKDAKALYAIQNSCADETYQLIKNKTTAKQAWNTLSKRLEKPGGPSNEKEYISVGEAYQPEVIIEETPGAGHYKTQETFVKYVKSNDWDNAINLLSQDPQLGSAIVKWGGTALHYAIRKRCSVHIIQQLVELMEKEHLVIPAAFGYTALYYLIRWFPERVEVAKCMAEKNPNLRTILPPRDKKALVAIAQANTQGERMAHYFYSLTQPETIKVVDAAHLISHGFRLQRFDIA from the exons ATGAAAAGTTTGGCTACTCTACGTGCACATGCGGGGGAATTAGCAATTAGAAAGCTCATAGCGCTGTTGCTGCTGcatcatttgaagattgcccCAACTCAATTT ATCAAGACATACTTGTTGGCCGAAGATCTTTGGGACATTATAGATGAAGGCACTGATGAATGTCCTAAaacagaagatgaagaaaaagctcAAAGTAAGGCTTGGAAGAAGAAGGATGCCAAGGCCTTATATGCAATCCAGAATTCTTGCGCAGATGAAACTTATCAACTTATCAAGAACAAAACCACGGCCAAACAAGCATGGAATACTTTGTCAAAAAGACTGGAGAAGCCAGGTGGACCATCAAATGAAAAAG aatACATATCAGTTGGTGAAGCGTATCAGCCAGAGGTTATAATAGAAGAAACACCAG GAGCAGGACATTATAAGACCCAAGAAACTTTCGTGAAATATGTCAAGTCTAATGATTGGGATAATGCGATCAACTTACTTAGCCAAGATCCCCAACTAGGAAGTGCAATTGTTAAATGGGGTGGTACAGCTCTTCACTACGCAATCAGGAAGAGGTGCAGCGTGCACATTATACAACAGTTGGTGGAGTTAATGGAAAAGGAACACTTGGTAATACCAGCCGCATTTGGTTACACAGCTCTTTATTATTTGATACGTTGGTTTCCAGAAAGGGTTGAAGTAGCTAAATGCATGGCTGAAAAGAACCCCAATTTACGAACTATTTTACCGCCCCGGGATAAGAAGGCTCTAGTTGCGATCGCCCAAGCGAATACACAAGGGGAAAGAATGGCTCACTATTTTTATTCCCTCACTCAACCGGAAACGATAAAAGTTGTTGATGCCGCTCACCTTATTTCTCACGGTTTTCGTCTCCAAAGATTTG ATATTGCGTGA